Proteins from a single region of Labedella gwakjiensis:
- a CDS encoding metal-sensitive transcriptional regulator yields the protein MIADIKKRALHRIRILEGQMRGLEKMVENEDYCMDIITQSLAIQKSLGSLNKLLVENHLRTHVTSMFEQGGDEREAAVEELLKVFELSNNRGS from the coding sequence GTGATCGCCGACATCAAGAAACGCGCCCTGCACCGCATCCGCATCCTCGAGGGGCAGATGCGCGGCCTCGAGAAGATGGTCGAGAACGAGGACTACTGCATGGACATCATCACGCAGTCCCTCGCCATCCAAAAGTCGCTCGGGTCGCTCAACAAACTCCTTGTCGAGAATCATCTGCGCACTCACGTGACGTCGATGTTCGAGCAGGGGGGCGACGAGCGCGAGGCGGCGGTGGAGGAACTGCTCAAGGTGTTCGAGCTGTCGAACAACCGGGGCTCCTGA
- the ald gene encoding alanine dehydrogenase produces the protein MRVGVPTEIKNNENRVAVTPAGVHEFVRRGHEVLVQAGAGVGSSLSDQDFSDAGATIVPAASDVWGQADLLLKVKEPIEAEYASMRADQVLFTYLHLAASRPCTEAIIAARTTAIAYETVQLPDRSLPLLSPMSEVAGRLSALVGAYHLMRSAGGRGTLLGGVPGTPKASVVVIGGGVAGEHAAANALGMGADVTIVDLSIPRLRDLERRFQGAVRTAVSSHYEIARLVRDADLVVGSVLIPGAQAPKLVTDEMVASMKPGSVLVDIAIDQGGCFEGSRPTTHDEPTYRVHDSIYYCVANMPGAVPETSTRALTNATLPYALALADKGWRRALAEDVSLRRGLNAHDGVVTNSGVAAALGLDDVSIETILDGVSPTPVLA, from the coding sequence ATGCGGGTCGGAGTGCCGACGGAGATCAAGAACAACGAGAACCGCGTAGCCGTCACACCGGCCGGGGTTCACGAATTCGTGCGACGGGGGCACGAGGTCCTCGTCCAGGCGGGAGCGGGCGTCGGCTCCTCCCTGTCGGACCAGGACTTCTCGGACGCCGGCGCAACGATCGTGCCCGCCGCTTCCGACGTCTGGGGCCAGGCGGATCTCCTCCTCAAAGTGAAGGAGCCGATCGAGGCCGAGTACGCGTCGATGCGTGCGGACCAGGTGCTCTTCACCTATCTCCACCTCGCGGCGTCGCGGCCGTGCACCGAGGCGATCATCGCGGCACGGACCACCGCGATCGCGTACGAGACCGTGCAGCTCCCGGATCGCAGCCTCCCGCTGCTCTCGCCCATGAGCGAGGTCGCCGGGCGCCTGTCCGCCCTCGTCGGCGCTTATCACCTCATGCGCTCGGCCGGTGGCCGCGGCACGCTCCTCGGAGGCGTGCCCGGCACCCCGAAGGCCTCGGTCGTCGTGATCGGCGGGGGAGTAGCCGGTGAGCACGCCGCCGCCAATGCTCTCGGCATGGGGGCGGACGTCACGATTGTCGACCTCTCGATCCCGCGGCTCCGTGATCTCGAACGACGGTTCCAGGGGGCCGTGCGTACGGCTGTCTCCTCGCACTACGAGATCGCGCGGCTCGTGAGGGACGCGGACCTCGTCGTCGGATCCGTCCTCATTCCGGGCGCCCAGGCACCCAAGCTCGTGACGGACGAGATGGTCGCGTCCATGAAGCCGGGCTCGGTGCTCGTCGACATCGCGATCGACCAGGGCGGATGCTTCGAGGGATCGAGGCCGACGACCCACGATGAGCCCACGTACCGCGTGCACGATTCCATCTACTACTGCGTCGCGAACATGCCGGGGGCCGTGCCGGAGACGTCGACCCGCGCCCTCACGAACGCGACGCTGCCGTATGCGCTGGCGCTCGCCGACAAGGGATGGCGGCGCGCCCTGGCCGAGGACGTCTCGCTCCGACGGGGCCTCAACGCCCACGACGGAGTGGTGACCAACTCCGGGGTCGCCGCCGCTCTCGGTCTCGACGACGTGTCCATCGAGACGATCCTCGACGGTGTCTCCCCGACGCCGGTTCTCGCCTAG
- a CDS encoding Lrp/AsnC family transcriptional regulator, giving the protein MATNNVRVREPWPLDETDTVIVRQLQRDARTPNNQLAELAGIAPSTCLARVRSLVDRGVITGFEARVDPAALGLGLQALISVSVRSGARHRMAEFSAEMRRMPDVLQLFFLGGSEDFILHIAARDSAHVRDFVLEHLSAHPFVASTRTSMVFEHVDRAVTIP; this is encoded by the coding sequence ATGGCGACGAACAATGTTCGCGTCCGAGAGCCGTGGCCGCTCGACGAGACGGATACCGTCATCGTCCGCCAGCTGCAGCGCGATGCGCGGACGCCCAACAATCAGTTGGCGGAGCTGGCAGGAATCGCACCGTCGACGTGCCTCGCCCGCGTCCGGTCCCTCGTGGACCGCGGGGTCATCACCGGCTTCGAGGCGCGAGTCGACCCGGCCGCCCTCGGTCTCGGTCTCCAGGCCCTCATCAGTGTGAGCGTCCGATCGGGTGCACGTCACCGGATGGCGGAGTTCAGCGCGGAGATGCGCCGGATGCCCGATGTGCTCCAGTTGTTCTTCCTCGGAGGTTCCGAGGACTTCATCCTGCACATCGCCGCTCGCGACAGCGCGCACGTGCGCGACTTCGTGCTCGAGCACCTGTCGGCGCACCCGTTCGTCGCCTCCACGCGGACGAGCATGGTCTTCGAACACGTCGACAGGGCCGTCACGATTCCGTGA
- a CDS encoding thioredoxin family protein, whose protein sequence is MATIDLTEETFGATVEENGIVLVDFWAAWCGPCRQFAPTFTAASEKHPEVVFGKVDTEAEQRLAGAAGISSIPTLMGFRDGILVFSQAGALPPAALEQLVTAIEDLDMDDVRRRLAESEQESAEEPAAP, encoded by the coding sequence ATGGCGACAATCGACCTGACCGAGGAGACGTTCGGCGCGACCGTCGAGGAGAACGGGATCGTTCTCGTCGACTTCTGGGCGGCCTGGTGCGGCCCGTGTCGCCAGTTCGCCCCCACATTCACGGCTGCGTCGGAGAAACACCCGGAGGTCGTCTTCGGCAAGGTCGACACGGAGGCGGAGCAGCGCTTGGCCGGTGCGGCCGGGATCAGCTCGATCCCCACCCTCATGGGCTTCCGCGACGGCATCCTCGTCTTCTCACAAGCCGGGGCCCTCCCGCCGGCAGCGCTCGAGCAGCTCGTCACGGCGATCGAGGACCTCGACATGGACGACGTGCGCCGTCGCCTCGCCGAGTCCGAGCAGGAATCGGCCGAGGAGCCCGCCGCTCCGTGA
- a CDS encoding acyl-CoA dehydrogenase family protein produces the protein MTDLLSDDLLARIHERAAGYDRENAFFAEDLEELAAAGYLRAFLPEDQGGRDATLLDVARAQSRLAAAAPATALAVNMHLVWTGVARLLRRRGDLGLDEVERRASAGEILAFGISEAGNDLVLFGSDTVATPDGHGGYTFSGTKIFTSLAPAWTSLGVTGLDTVSPDAPKVVYAFVGRDGVTTKDDWDTLGMRASQSRTTVLEEAHAPVGAVLRRLDAGPNADPLVFGIFACFETLVAAVYTGVGARALELAAEAAAARRSKRTGAPLSDDPDIRWRIADAAIAHDALWPQIESVARDVEDGVDRGSQWFRALVGLKTRATETARSVVDQAIRVSGGSSYFSSNELSRLYRDVLAGMFHPSDPESAHSTVATAILGAPGVTSS, from the coding sequence ATGACCGACCTGCTCAGCGACGATCTGCTCGCCCGCATCCACGAGCGCGCGGCCGGCTACGACCGGGAGAATGCGTTCTTCGCGGAGGATCTCGAGGAGCTCGCCGCGGCCGGCTACCTGCGCGCGTTCCTGCCGGAGGACCAGGGCGGTCGCGACGCGACTCTCCTCGACGTCGCACGAGCACAGTCACGTCTCGCAGCCGCGGCTCCGGCGACCGCTCTCGCGGTGAACATGCACCTCGTGTGGACGGGCGTCGCACGACTCCTCCGGCGGCGCGGTGACCTCGGTCTCGACGAGGTCGAGCGACGCGCGTCCGCCGGGGAGATCCTCGCGTTCGGCATCAGCGAGGCCGGCAACGACCTCGTGCTCTTCGGCTCGGACACCGTCGCGACACCGGACGGGCACGGCGGCTACACGTTCTCCGGCACCAAGATCTTCACGTCGCTCGCGCCCGCGTGGACGAGTCTCGGCGTCACCGGCCTCGACACCGTCTCACCGGACGCGCCGAAGGTCGTGTACGCGTTCGTCGGACGCGACGGCGTCACGACGAAGGACGACTGGGACACGCTCGGAATGCGCGCGAGCCAGAGCCGTACGACCGTCCTCGAGGAAGCCCACGCGCCGGTCGGCGCCGTGCTGAGACGGCTCGATGCCGGCCCGAACGCCGACCCCCTCGTGTTCGGAATCTTCGCGTGCTTCGAGACGCTCGTCGCCGCCGTCTACACGGGCGTCGGGGCGAGGGCACTCGAGCTCGCGGCCGAGGCGGCGGCCGCGAGACGATCGAAGCGCACCGGCGCTCCCCTGTCCGACGACCCCGACATCCGGTGGCGCATCGCCGATGCGGCCATCGCCCACGACGCGCTCTGGCCGCAGATCGAATCGGTCGCCCGCGACGTCGAGGACGGCGTCGATCGTGGTTCGCAGTGGTTTCGCGCGCTCGTCGGGCTCAAGACGCGCGCCACCGAGACGGCCCGGTCGGTCGTCGATCAGGCGATCCGCGTGTCCGGAGGCTCGAGCTACTTCTCGAGCAACGAGCTCAGTCGGCTCTACCGTGACGTGCTGGCGGGGATGTTCCATCCGTCCGACCCCGAGTCGGCACACTCCACGGTGGCGACGGCGATCCTCGGTGCTCCGGGTGTCACGTCGTCCTGA
- a CDS encoding transferase, with translation MGRTIIEFEDEHGVVTRYRRHENGRGNVATSAKVDPSTLVEPTAYVESGARVGRSVVVSGGSWIDRDAVVLDHAMIGAGVHVGEGAVIGRGAEIGSFSRIGAGATIGDFARLANDSKVPDGSDVPAGRIPRMLPRARSAA, from the coding sequence ATGGGGAGAACCATCATTGAATTCGAAGACGAGCACGGAGTCGTGACTCGCTACCGTCGCCACGAGAACGGCAGGGGAAACGTCGCCACGTCGGCGAAGGTGGACCCGTCGACCCTCGTCGAGCCGACGGCCTACGTCGAGTCGGGAGCCCGGGTCGGACGCAGTGTCGTGGTGAGCGGCGGAAGCTGGATCGATCGCGACGCCGTGGTGCTCGACCACGCCATGATCGGCGCGGGCGTGCACGTGGGCGAGGGGGCCGTCATCGGTCGCGGAGCCGAGATCGGGAGCTTCTCGCGCATCGGTGCGGGAGCGACCATCGGCGACTTCGCGCGCCTCGCCAACGACTCCAAGGTGCCGGACGGCTCTGACGTGCCCGCCGGGCGTATCCCGCGGATGCTGCCACGGGCGCGATCCGCCGCCTGA